In Haloterrigena turkmenica DSM 5511, a single genomic region encodes these proteins:
- a CDS encoding DNA-directed RNA polymerase subunit A' produces MQNSTPKDIGQLSFGLMQPEEYREMSATKIITADTYDDDGFPIDMGLMDPRLGVIDPGLECKTCGKHSGSCNGHFGHIELAAPVIHVGFTKLIRRLLRGTCRECSKLLLTEDERDEFREDITESRKLGRDLNDVTKAAIRQARKKDRCPFCGEIQYDIDHEKPTTYYEVQQVLTSEYSQEIAAAMQGEGEDAERMSPDELAEQTDIDLMRVNEILSGSFRPRESQRKAIEKALDIDLTEEDTNKLMPSDIRDWFENIPDEDITVLGIDPEKSRPEWMILTVLPVPPVTARPSITLDNGQRSEDDLTHKLVDIIRINQRFMENREAGAPQLIIEDLWELLQYHVTTFMDNEISGTPPARHRSGRPLKTLSQRLKGKEGRFRGSLSGKRVNFSARTVISPDPTLSLNEVGVPDRVAKEMTQTMNVTERNLEDARRFVSNGPEGHPGANYVRRPDGRRLKVTEKNCEQLAEKVEAGWEVNRHLIDGDIVIFNRQPSLHRMSIMAHEVVVMPYKTFRLNTVVCPPYNADFDGDEMNMHALQNEEARAEARVLMRVQEQILSPRFGENIIGAIQDHISGMYLLTADNPRFNETQALDLLRATRIDELPEPSGIDDEGEPFWTGYDVFSELLPDDLDLEFTGTVGEPVVIEDGQLIEGTIAEDEVGEFGGEIVDTITKVYGNTRARIFINEVSTLAMRAIMHFGFSIGIDDETIPEEAQSRIDETIEDANDRVEELIEAYENNELESLPGRTIDETLEMKIMQTLSRARDNAGNIADEHFDDENPAVVMANSGARGSMLNLTQMAGAVGQQAVRGERINRGYEDRTLSHYEQNDLSAEAHGFVENSYTSGLTPREFFFHAMGGREGLVDTAVRTSKSGYLQRRLINALHELETQYDGTVRDSSDTIIQFEFGEDGTSPVKVSSSDENDIDVDQIADRVLDTEFESEAAKNEFLSTSSELTNLSEHADNRLVEGSEVTSDD; encoded by the coding sequence ATGCAAAACAGTACACCCAAAGACATCGGACAACTCTCCTTCGGGCTCATGCAGCCCGAGGAGTATCGGGAGATGAGCGCGACGAAGATCATCACCGCCGACACCTACGACGACGACGGGTTCCCCATCGACATGGGGCTGATGGACCCCCGACTCGGCGTCATCGACCCCGGTCTCGAGTGCAAGACCTGCGGCAAACACTCGGGGTCGTGTAACGGCCACTTCGGACACATCGAACTGGCTGCGCCGGTCATCCACGTCGGCTTCACGAAGCTCATCCGACGGCTCCTGCGGGGGACCTGTCGGGAGTGTTCGAAGCTCCTGCTCACCGAGGACGAGCGCGACGAGTTCCGCGAGGATATCACGGAGTCGCGAAAGCTGGGCCGCGACCTGAACGACGTCACCAAGGCCGCGATCCGGCAGGCCCGCAAGAAGGACCGCTGTCCGTTCTGCGGCGAGATCCAGTATGACATCGACCACGAGAAACCGACCACCTACTACGAGGTCCAGCAGGTCCTGACCAGCGAGTACTCCCAGGAGATCGCGGCCGCGATGCAGGGAGAGGGCGAGGACGCCGAGCGGATGTCGCCCGACGAACTCGCCGAACAGACCGATATCGACCTCATGCGGGTCAACGAGATCCTCTCGGGCTCGTTCCGTCCCCGCGAGAGCCAGCGCAAGGCCATCGAGAAGGCCTTGGACATCGATCTCACCGAGGAGGACACGAACAAACTGATGCCCTCGGATATCCGGGACTGGTTCGAGAACATCCCGGACGAGGACATCACGGTACTCGGAATCGATCCCGAGAAGTCCCGGCCGGAGTGGATGATCCTGACTGTGTTGCCCGTTCCGCCGGTCACCGCACGACCGTCGATCACGCTCGACAACGGCCAGCGCTCCGAGGACGACCTGACCCACAAGCTGGTCGACATCATCCGGATCAACCAGCGGTTCATGGAAAACCGCGAGGCCGGCGCGCCCCAGCTGATCATCGAGGACCTCTGGGAGCTGCTCCAGTACCACGTCACCACCTTCATGGACAACGAGATCTCGGGCACGCCGCCGGCACGGCACCGTTCCGGCCGGCCGCTCAAGACGCTCTCCCAGCGCCTGAAAGGCAAAGAGGGTCGCTTCCGCGGATCGCTGTCCGGGAAACGCGTGAACTTCTCGGCCCGGACCGTCATCTCGCCTGACCCGACTCTCTCGCTCAACGAGGTCGGGGTCCCGGATCGGGTCGCCAAGGAAATGACCCAGACGATGAACGTCACCGAGCGGAATCTCGAGGACGCCCGTCGGTTCGTCTCGAACGGCCCCGAAGGCCACCCCGGCGCGAACTACGTCCGCAGGCCGGACGGCCGCCGGCTGAAGGTGACCGAGAAGAACTGCGAGCAGCTCGCGGAGAAGGTCGAGGCCGGCTGGGAGGTCAACCGCCACCTCATCGACGGCGACATCGTCATCTTCAACCGCCAGCCGTCGCTCCACCGGATGTCGATCATGGCCCACGAGGTCGTGGTCATGCCGTACAAGACGTTCCGGCTGAACACCGTCGTCTGTCCGCCGTACAACGCCGACTTCGACGGCGACGAGATGAACATGCACGCCCTCCAGAACGAGGAGGCCCGCGCCGAGGCTCGCGTGCTCATGCGCGTCCAGGAGCAGATCCTCTCGCCGCGCTTCGGCGAGAACATCATCGGCGCCATTCAGGACCACATCTCCGGGATGTACCTGCTGACCGCCGACAACCCCCGGTTCAACGAGACGCAGGCGCTTGACCTGCTGCGTGCGACTCGGATCGACGAACTGCCCGAACCCAGCGGCATCGACGACGAGGGCGAGCCGTTCTGGACCGGCTACGACGTCTTCTCCGAACTGCTGCCCGACGATCTGGACCTCGAGTTCACGGGCACCGTCGGCGAACCGGTCGTCATCGAGGACGGCCAGCTGATCGAAGGGACCATCGCCGAGGACGAGGTCGGCGAGTTCGGCGGCGAGATCGTCGACACGATCACGAAAGTCTACGGTAACACCCGCGCCCGGATTTTCATCAACGAGGTCTCGACGCTGGCGATGCGCGCGATCATGCACTTCGGGTTCTCGATCGGGATCGACGACGAGACGATTCCCGAGGAAGCCCAGTCCCGCATCGACGAGACCATCGAGGACGCCAACGACCGCGTCGAAGAGCTCATCGAGGCCTACGAGAACAACGAACTCGAGAGTCTCCCCGGCCGGACGATCGACGAGACCCTCGAGATGAAGATTATGCAGACGCTCTCGCGTGCGCGTGACAACGCGGGGAACATCGCCGACGAGCACTTCGACGACGAGAACCCCGCCGTCGTCATGGCCAACTCCGGTGCGCGTGGGTCGATGCTCAACCTGACCCAGATGGCCGGCGCCGTCGGCCAGCAGGCGGTTCGGGGCGAACGGATCAACCGCGGTTACGAGGACCGAACCCTCAGCCACTACGAGCAAAACGATCTCTCGGCGGAGGCCCACGGCTTCGTCGAGAACTCCTACACGAGCGGCCTGACCCCGCGGGAGTTCTTCTTCCACGCGATGGGTGGCCGCGAGGGCCTGGTCGACACGGCAGTCCGGACCTCGAAGTCCGGGTACCTGCAGCGGCGGCTGATCAACGCGCTCCACGAGCTGGAAACCCAGTACGACGGCACCGTCCGGGACTCCAGCGACACCATCATCCAGTTCGAGTTCGGTGAGGACGGCACCAGTCCGGTGAAGGTGTCCTCGAGCGACGAGAACGACATCGACGTCGACCAGATCGCCGACCGCGTTCTCGACACCGAGTTCGAGTCCGAAGCGGCCAAAAACGAGTTCCTCAGCACGAGTTCAGAGCTGACGAACCTCTCGGAACACGCGGACAATCGCTTGGTCGAGGGCTCGGAGGTGACCTCCGATGACTAA
- the rpoA2 gene encoding DNA-directed RNA polymerase subunit A'': protein MTNVEYDVTDDMIAVVEDTDLPRRLKDKVYATLEDRGDATVQNADDLAKAVEARYLDTRVDPLDPVGTVSAQSIGEPGTQLTMNTFHYAGVAEIDVTQGLPRLIELVDARKTPDTPMMTVYLEDEYAAEREKAHEVVWNIEATKILALGDVSTNVADMRVQISLNEDTLRERMITPEEVAEIIEDNLGVSTVQQGTEIQFGPEEPSYRDLLQLVEELRDITFKGIEEVSRVVIRREELEEGEQFVLYTEGSAFGDVLEIEGVDASRTTCNNIHEIHRNLGIEAAREAIIEETNNTLAEQGLDDVNVRHLMLVADMMTNRGEIESIGRHGISGSKESVLARAAFEVTVNHLLNAAIHGETDELDGVTENVIVGKPIKLGTGDVDLRMGSTKSSGSQAD from the coding sequence ATGACTAACGTCGAGTACGACGTCACCGACGACATGATCGCGGTCGTCGAGGATACTGACCTCCCCCGCCGGCTCAAGGACAAAGTCTACGCGACCCTCGAGGATCGCGGCGACGCCACCGTCCAGAACGCCGACGACCTCGCAAAGGCAGTCGAGGCCCGCTATCTCGACACCCGCGTCGACCCGCTCGATCCCGTCGGGACCGTCTCGGCCCAGTCGATCGGGGAGCCCGGGACGCAGCTGACGATGAACACGTTCCACTACGCGGGGGTCGCGGAGATCGACGTGACCCAGGGGCTGCCGCGGCTAATCGAACTGGTCGACGCCCGGAAGACCCCGGACACGCCGATGATGACCGTCTACTTAGAGGACGAGTACGCCGCCGAACGCGAGAAAGCCCACGAGGTCGTCTGGAACATCGAGGCCACCAAGATCCTCGCGCTCGGTGACGTCTCGACCAACGTCGCGGACATGCGCGTTCAGATCTCGCTCAACGAGGACACGCTCCGCGAGCGGATGATCACGCCCGAGGAAGTCGCTGAGATCATCGAGGATAACCTCGGCGTGAGCACGGTCCAGCAGGGAACCGAGATTCAGTTCGGCCCCGAGGAACCGTCCTATCGGGATCTGCTCCAGCTCGTCGAGGAACTGCGCGACATCACGTTCAAGGGGATCGAAGAGGTCTCCCGGGTCGTTATCCGTCGCGAAGAACTCGAGGAGGGCGAACAGTTCGTCCTCTACACCGAGGGATCGGCCTTCGGCGACGTCCTGGAGATCGAGGGCGTCGACGCCTCCCGAACGACGTGTAACAACATCCACGAGATCCACCGCAACCTCGGCATTGAGGCCGCCCGCGAAGCGATCATCGAGGAGACGAACAACACGCTGGCCGAGCAGGGGCTGGACGACGTCAACGTCCGGCATCTGATGCTGGTCGCGGACATGATGACCAACCGCGGCGAGATCGAGTCGATCGGCCGTCACGGCATCTCGGGTTCGAAGGAGTCCGTACTTGCCCGCGCAGCGTTCGAAGTCACGGTCAACCACCTGCTCAACGCCGCGATCCACGGCGAAACCGACGAACTCGACGGCGTTACGGAGAACGTCATCGTCGGGAAACCGATCAAGCTCGGCACCGGCGACGTCGACCTCCGGATGGGGTCGACGAAATCCAGTGGCAGTCAGGCCGACTAA
- a CDS encoding NusA-like transcription termination signal-binding factor, which produces MGVTLDDDARQYLAAFEDVTDVSGQDCLVTDAPTADADERLIVVVSSGRMSEAIGPEGRTVRQYEERVGKPVRLVEDADDPEAFVANALSPAAVYNVTISENDDTVAYVEVADEDRGVAIGSNGRTIEAARTLAQRHFGIDDVQLI; this is translated from the coding sequence ATGGGCGTCACCCTCGACGACGACGCCCGTCAGTATCTGGCCGCCTTCGAGGACGTCACCGACGTCAGCGGTCAGGACTGTCTGGTCACCGACGCGCCGACGGCCGACGCCGACGAACGACTGATCGTCGTCGTCTCGAGCGGCCGGATGAGCGAGGCGATCGGTCCCGAGGGACGGACCGTCAGGCAGTACGAAGAGCGCGTCGGGAAACCGGTCAGACTCGTCGAAGACGCCGATGATCCGGAGGCGTTCGTCGCCAACGCGCTCTCGCCAGCGGCGGTGTACAACGTCACGATCAGCGAAAACGACGATACCGTCGCCTACGTCGAGGTCGCCGACGAGGACCGCGGCGTCGCCATCGGTTCGAACGGACGGACGATCGAGGCCGCGCGGACGCTCGCACAGCGTCACTTCGGGATCGACGACGTCCAGTTGATCTAA
- a CDS encoding aldehyde dehydrogenase family protein — protein MMDTSDSAAKGSDVDELGIAPENGWNALYLDGEWVPASDRDLIDVENPATRTTLTTVPSGTEDDVDEAYAIAEEAQAEWAERPPQERAAVVSEACELLGEYADDLATLFAVECGGVQLKADFEIQLAQGTMDVGAGLAMRDGGRRKDSVTPGKENLLVREPAGVVGVITPWNFPLYLTSRVVAPAIALGNSVVVKPDEHTPLTGGLVLARAFEEAGLPDGVLNVVPGYGHEIGDHFSGHPVPSVMSFTGSSEVGRGVGQRAVGSYTEPALELGGNNAHVVLSDADLERAIDAGAFGSFTHQGQECISINRHLVHESLYEEYVAGLADRAEQLPIGDPLEEGSLVGPVINESQRDKIVGFIEESVERGATVEAGGSHDGLFVEPTVLSGVTNDMPAACNEHFGPVAPVIPFETDEEAIRLANDTEYGLSGSVHSTDVARARDVADAMETGMVHINDQPLNDEPHVAFGGVGASGMGRYNDEWILETLTSVKWISIQREPREYPY, from the coding sequence ATGATGGACACGAGCGACTCAGCCGCCAAGGGGAGTGACGTGGACGAACTCGGAATCGCGCCGGAAAACGGGTGGAACGCGCTGTATCTCGACGGAGAGTGGGTCCCTGCCAGTGACCGAGACCTGATTGACGTCGAAAACCCCGCGACACGGACGACCCTGACGACGGTTCCCTCGGGTACCGAGGACGACGTCGACGAAGCGTACGCGATCGCGGAGGAGGCCCAAGCGGAGTGGGCGGAGCGACCCCCTCAGGAGCGTGCCGCGGTCGTGTCCGAGGCCTGCGAACTGCTGGGCGAGTACGCCGACGACCTCGCGACGCTGTTCGCGGTCGAATGTGGCGGCGTCCAGTTGAAGGCCGATTTCGAGATCCAGCTCGCACAGGGGACGATGGACGTCGGCGCCGGACTGGCGATGCGCGACGGCGGCCGGCGTAAGGACTCGGTCACGCCAGGAAAGGAGAACCTGCTCGTGCGCGAACCGGCCGGCGTCGTCGGCGTCATTACGCCGTGGAACTTCCCGCTGTACCTCACCAGCCGGGTCGTCGCGCCCGCGATCGCGCTGGGCAACAGCGTGGTGGTAAAGCCGGACGAGCACACGCCGCTGACGGGCGGACTCGTGCTCGCGAGGGCCTTCGAAGAGGCCGGCCTCCCGGACGGCGTCCTGAACGTCGTCCCCGGCTACGGCCACGAGATCGGCGATCACTTCTCGGGACACCCGGTCCCGTCGGTGATGTCGTTTACCGGCTCCTCGGAAGTCGGACGAGGCGTCGGCCAGCGTGCCGTCGGATCGTACACGGAACCCGCGCTCGAATTGGGCGGGAACAACGCTCACGTCGTCCTTTCGGACGCCGATTTAGAGCGGGCAATCGATGCCGGTGCGTTCGGATCGTTCACCCATCAGGGACAGGAGTGCATCTCGATCAATCGTCACCTCGTCCACGAATCGCTGTACGAGGAGTACGTGGCGGGGCTGGCCGACCGCGCCGAACAACTCCCTATCGGTGATCCGCTCGAGGAAGGATCCCTCGTCGGACCGGTCATCAACGAGAGCCAGCGCGACAAGATCGTCGGCTTCATCGAGGAGTCGGTCGAGCGCGGTGCGACGGTCGAGGCCGGTGGCAGCCACGACGGTCTGTTCGTCGAGCCCACGGTGCTGTCGGGTGTCACCAACGACATGCCGGCGGCCTGTAACGAACACTTCGGACCCGTCGCGCCGGTCATCCCCTTCGAGACCGACGAGGAGGCGATCCGGCTCGCCAACGACACCGAGTACGGCCTGTCGGGATCGGTTCACTCGACGGACGTCGCTCGGGCGCGCGACGTGGCCGACGCGATGGAGACGGGCATGGTCCACATCAACGACCAGCCGTTGAACGACGAACCGCACGTCGCGTTCGGCGGCGTCGGCGCGTCGGGAATGGGTCGGTACAACGACGAGTGGATCTTAGAGACCTTGACGTCAGTGAAGTGGATTTCGATCCAGCGCGAACCCCGGGAGTATCCGTACTGA
- a CDS encoding 4-vinyl reductase → MATTNTVFVTTSWFKRLVGLSHEESRSSDELPTVDDRIGFDGSLEDSEVIGRSPLSYIAAGESVSSFVGKQIANKLAEYGLEDIEPDEWYPLEIPLAMLYDMRDEYGGVRMRNMGQNVPEHVEFPPELSEVDNALRGIDTAYHQNHRGSEIGSYEFQQEGPNEGIMICENPYPCEFDKGLIKGVAKKFANNPVEVEEVGDQCRSDGDHRCEYRVEWL, encoded by the coding sequence ATGGCTACAACCAATACGGTATTCGTCACCACATCCTGGTTCAAGCGACTCGTCGGTCTTTCCCACGAGGAGTCTCGGTCCAGTGATGAATTGCCGACGGTAGACGATCGAATTGGATTCGACGGGTCACTCGAGGACTCGGAAGTGATCGGGCGGAGTCCCCTGTCGTACATCGCTGCGGGCGAATCAGTCTCCTCGTTCGTGGGGAAACAGATCGCCAATAAACTCGCCGAGTACGGACTCGAGGACATCGAGCCCGATGAGTGGTATCCGCTCGAAATTCCGCTCGCCATGCTGTACGATATGCGCGACGAATATGGCGGGGTTAGAATGCGGAATATGGGGCAAAACGTCCCGGAGCACGTCGAATTTCCACCGGAACTTTCCGAGGTCGATAACGCGCTACGGGGGATCGATACGGCGTACCACCAGAACCACCGCGGCAGTGAGATCGGCTCCTATGAGTTCCAACAGGAAGGACCGAACGAGGGCATTATGATCTGTGAGAACCCCTATCCGTGCGAATTCGATAAGGGGCTCATCAAGGGCGTCGCGAAGAAGTTCGCCAACAATCCCGTCGAGGTGGAGGAAGTCGGCGACCAGTGTCGATCGGACGGAGATCACCGCTGCGAGTATCGCGTCGAGTGGCTCTGA
- a CDS encoding 30S ribosomal protein S12, translated as MANGKYAARKLKKDRQNQRWSDSDYARRARGLREKSDPLEGAPQGRGIVLEKVGIEAKQPNSAIRKCVRVQLIKNGKQVTAFCPGDGAISFIDEHDEVTIAGIGGAKGRAMGDLSGVNYKVDKVNGVALKELVRGNAEKPVR; from the coding sequence ATGGCAAACGGCAAATACGCCGCGCGCAAACTCAAGAAGGACCGCCAGAACCAGCGGTGGTCCGACTCTGACTACGCGCGCCGCGCACGAGGCCTCCGCGAGAAGTCCGACCCGCTCGAGGGTGCTCCGCAGGGCCGCGGTATCGTCCTCGAAAAAGTTGGCATCGAAGCCAAACAGCCCAACTCGGCGATCCGAAAGTGCGTCCGAGTGCAGCTGATCAAGAACGGCAAACAGGTCACCGCGTTCTGTCCCGGTGACGGCGCCATCTCGTTCATCGACGAACACGACGAAGTCACCATCGCCGGGATCGGTGGGGCGAAGGGTCGTGCGATGGGCGACCTCTCCGGTGTCAACTACAAGGTCGACAAGGTCAACGGCGTCGCACTGAAGGAACTCGTTCGCGGAAACGCAGAGAAACCGGTGCGATAA
- a CDS encoding 30S ribosomal protein S7, whose translation MAAEDQPDPDAPAGGADVGAQLFGTWEIDEIAYEDPSTERYITVTPVAHTAGRHASKQFKKSQISIVERFINRLMQTEENTGKKQKTLNHVRDAFELIHERTDENPVQVLVTAVENAAPREETVRLKYGGISVPKAVDVAPQRRVDQALKFLAEGVYNDSFKTPTPVEEAIANQLVGAANYDVQTYAVSQKEEKERVAAAAR comes from the coding sequence ATGGCGGCAGAAGACCAACCAGACCCCGACGCCCCCGCGGGCGGAGCCGACGTCGGTGCGCAGCTGTTCGGCACCTGGGAGATCGACGAGATCGCCTACGAGGATCCCTCGACCGAACGCTACATCACGGTGACGCCGGTCGCACACACCGCCGGTCGTCACGCCAGCAAGCAGTTCAAGAAGTCCCAGATCTCCATCGTCGAGCGGTTCATCAACCGTCTCATGCAGACCGAGGAGAACACGGGCAAGAAACAGAAGACGCTCAACCACGTCCGTGACGCGTTCGAGCTCATTCACGAGCGTACCGACGAAAACCCCGTTCAGGTGCTCGTAACCGCCGTTGAGAACGCGGCCCCGCGCGAGGAGACTGTCCGCCTGAAGTACGGTGGCATCTCGGTCCCCAAAGCCGTCGACGTCGCACCCCAGCGTCGCGTCGACCAGGCCCTGAAGTTCCTCGCGGAAGGCGTCTACAACGACTCGTTCAAGACGCCCACGCCCGTTGAAGAGGCCATCGCCAACCAGCTCGTCGGCGCGGCCAACTACGACGTCCAGACCTACGCAGTCAGTCAGAAAGAAGAAAAAGAGCGCGTCGCAGCGGCTGCACGCTAA
- a CDS encoding DUF7503 family protein, giving the protein MDDLTQHLKNHPRMIGVLFTIAVALSQAGTAAAGAGAGFTGI; this is encoded by the coding sequence ATGGACGACCTAACCCAACACCTGAAGAATCACCCACGAATGATTGGCGTTCTGTTTACGATTGCAGTGGCGCTATCGCAAGCTGGAACCGCTGCGGCCGGTGCAGGAGCTGGCTTCACCGGAATATAA